A window of Psychroflexus sp. ALD_RP9 contains these coding sequences:
- a CDS encoding sodium:solute symporter encodes MTLIDVIILIATLSFIVIYGVYKTQKQNSVKDYIKGGNTSQWWTVGLSVMATQASAITFLSTPGQAFNDGIGFVQFYFGLPIAVVVICLVFIPIYHKLNVYTAYEYLESRFDLKTRTLTALLFLIQRGLAAGITIFAPSIILSAVLGWNLVYLNIIIGSLVIIYTVSGGTKAVNVTQKQQMAVIFGGLITTFFIIISQLPDQVSFSNALDIAGRTGKLDALDFSLDLDNRYTFWSGIIGGSFLALSYFGTDQSQVQRYLSAKNLKESQLGMLFNGFLKVPMQFFILMVGVMVFVFYQFNSAPLNFNPAAEETIKTSIHAEEYKNLEQALIEVESKQQEFNLKHINKTLTLTEAKQLKAFEKQKENLRVQAAQLIDSLNTEVETNDKDYVFIHYILNHLPKGLIGLLIAVILSAAMSSTASELNALASTTTIDLYQRNKGNLSEKHYVKASKLFTFLWGVLAIIVACTANLFDNLIQLVNIIGSIFYGNVLGIFLLAFFIRFVKSRAVFIAALITQIIVIYGFWQDWMPYLWLNLFGCLLVISIAIAIQLTQKKAEAI; translated from the coding sequence ATGACTTTAATCGACGTTATAATCTTAATAGCAACACTGAGTTTTATCGTGATTTATGGTGTTTATAAAACACAGAAGCAAAATAGCGTTAAAGATTATATAAAAGGCGGCAATACTTCGCAATGGTGGACGGTTGGTTTATCTGTCATGGCAACACAAGCTAGTGCAATTACATTTTTATCTACTCCAGGTCAAGCCTTTAACGATGGTATTGGGTTTGTGCAATTTTATTTTGGATTACCTATTGCAGTTGTAGTTATATGCTTGGTTTTTATTCCTATTTATCACAAACTTAACGTGTATACAGCTTATGAATATTTAGAAAGTAGGTTTGATTTAAAAACAAGAACTTTAACCGCTCTACTTTTTCTAATTCAACGTGGTTTAGCTGCTGGAATTACCATTTTTGCACCTTCAATTATTCTATCGGCAGTTTTGGGGTGGAATTTAGTTTACCTTAATATCATTATTGGTAGCTTAGTTATTATTTACACGGTTTCTGGTGGTACCAAAGCAGTTAATGTTACCCAGAAACAACAAATGGCGGTTATATTTGGAGGACTTATCACCACGTTTTTCATTATTATAAGTCAATTACCTGACCAGGTCAGTTTCAGTAATGCGTTAGACATTGCTGGACGAACAGGAAAACTCGATGCACTTGATTTTTCGTTAGATTTAGACAATCGATATACATTTTGGAGTGGAATTATTGGTGGGAGTTTTCTGGCTTTATCTTATTTTGGAACAGACCAAAGCCAGGTTCAAAGGTATTTATCCGCAAAAAATCTGAAAGAAAGTCAACTTGGAATGTTATTTAATGGTTTTTTGAAGGTACCGATGCAGTTTTTTATTTTAATGGTTGGAGTTATGGTATTTGTATTTTATCAATTTAATTCAGCGCCATTAAATTTTAATCCTGCAGCAGAAGAAACCATAAAAACATCTATTCATGCTGAAGAATACAAAAACCTAGAGCAAGCCTTAATCGAAGTAGAAAGCAAACAACAAGAGTTTAATCTTAAACATATAAATAAAACATTAACTTTAACTGAAGCAAAACAACTCAAAGCATTTGAAAAACAAAAAGAAAATTTAAGAGTTCAAGCTGCTCAATTAATTGATAGCTTAAATACTGAAGTAGAAACAAATGATAAAGACTATGTATTTATTCATTACATCTTAAACCATTTACCTAAAGGCTTAATTGGTTTATTAATTGCGGTGATTTTATCAGCTGCTATGTCTTCTACAGCTTCAGAATTAAACGCTCTAGCTTCAACAACAACGATCGATTTATACCAAAGAAACAAAGGAAATTTAAGCGAAAAACACTACGTTAAAGCTTCAAAACTTTTTACGTTTCTTTGGGGTGTTTTAGCTATTATTGTTGCATGTACAGCTAATTTGTTTGATAATTTAATTCAATTAGTCAATATTATCGGCTCTATTTTTTACGGTAATGTTTTAGGTATTTTTCTTTTAGCTTTTTTTATAAGATTTGTTAAAAGTAGAGCGGTTTTTATCGCAGCATTAATCACTCAAATAATTGTAATTTATGGTTTCTGGCAAGACTGGATGCCGTATTTATGGTTAAACTTATTTGGTTGCTTGTTGGTGATTAGTATTGCTATTGCCATTCAATTAACACAAAAAAAAGCTGAAGCCATATAA
- a CDS encoding DUF2911 domain-containing protein: protein MKKIIVLFCLLVAIQFNAQIKTPQPSPLAEVEQVVGLTKVSLKYSRPAMRDRTIFGDLVPYGQLWRTGANANTVISFDHDATIADQVLEAGSYAIFTRPDKNNWTIYFYTDTNNWGTPEEWNEDKIAAQIEVKTQKVQPEVESFTIGVNHLSNSQAHLEIYWEQTMVSIPMQFPTDEMVMGNINKVMNGPSANDFYNAAVYYLTSDKDINQSVKWIEKAMNMVENKPYWMLRQQSLIYAKAGMKNKAISAAKASLEAAKAAGNQDYVKMNKDSLAEWQ, encoded by the coding sequence ATGAAAAAAATAATTGTACTTTTTTGCCTATTAGTTGCTATTCAATTTAATGCACAAATTAAAACCCCACAACCAAGTCCTTTAGCTGAGGTTGAGCAAGTTGTAGGTTTAACAAAAGTTAGCTTAAAGTATTCGAGACCAGCAATGCGAGATAGAACTATTTTTGGAGATTTAGTTCCATATGGTCAACTTTGGCGAACTGGTGCAAATGCTAACACAGTAATTAGCTTTGATCATGATGCAACTATTGCTGATCAAGTTCTAGAAGCTGGTTCATACGCCATATTTACTAGACCTGATAAAAATAACTGGACAATTTATTTTTATACTGATACAAATAATTGGGGTACACCAGAAGAATGGAACGAAGATAAAATTGCAGCTCAAATTGAAGTTAAAACTCAAAAGGTTCAGCCAGAGGTTGAATCATTTACGATTGGCGTTAATCATTTATCTAATAGTCAAGCTCATTTAGAAATTTATTGGGAGCAAACAATGGTTAGTATACCAATGCAATTTCCGACAGATGAAATGGTGATGGGTAATATAAATAAAGTAATGAATGGTCCATCAGCTAATGATTTTTATAATGCAGCTGTGTATTATTTAACCTCTGATAAAGACATTAATCAATCAGTTAAATGGATTGAAAAAGCGATGAATATGGTTGAAAATAAGCCTTATTGGATGTTAAGACAACAATCACTTATTTATGCGAAAGCTGGTATGAAAAATAAAGCGATTAGTGCTGCAAAGGCGTCATTAGAAGCTGCAAAAGCAGCAGGTAATCAAGACTACGTAAAAATGAATAAAGATAGTTTAGCCGAGTGGCAGTAA
- a CDS encoding reprolysin-like metallopeptidase → MYKYSLSILTIILTSLVGFSQSIWEVNSAQISSQVPKHIIQSEQIVSYKLNKQLLYQKLQKKNKNIEFIRLELPYGNAKAELKTFQIQQVFTIPNQKSKSISKQILSYKGTSVEGNESVRITITPIGLFASIIGPNTRKYINPIGHNYAVLNRSNFNKRGFDCLSENNYKKPIESTPKVIDDSLLRTYDLAVACSGEYAQFHINAANANNATDAVKKDIVLSAMVVTIDRVNQIYENDLAINLQLIPNNRDLIFLDSSTDPYDNFDSNQLINNNTSVINSIIGENSYDLGHVFTTGGGGIAALGSVCSNLKGAGVTGLPNPVGDPFDVDYVAHEIGHQFGATHTYNNSCGNNRTEFTAYEPGSGQTIMAYAGICAPNVANNSVPYFHFASINQISNFVSFGSGSFCVNSQVINNTAPQIEAVNNYTIPKSTPFKYSASATDLENDNLTYTWEQFDNEISTQPPLAFSTGGPNFKYLSPSEDSFRYFPDLNTVLANENSTTWEVLPNVTRNMTFVVTVRDNNMSGGQVSTELSNLTISDAGPFEVTSQNTNSLSYTGNSNIEITWDVAGTNANNINTNEVNILLSTDGGLTFDQILSENTPNDGSEFVDIPNIDASNCRIMIQPVNNIYFAVNTSPFSITKDLSTNDFQAINFKMYPNPSNSFVNLEFGTQLEKIQLKVFNIQGKLVAEKFYKTSSKVILNTEVFGNGVYLVKVEANGTSLIKKLLIN, encoded by the coding sequence ATGTATAAATATAGCTTATCGATTCTTACAATTATCTTAACTTCATTAGTAGGTTTCAGTCAATCAATTTGGGAAGTTAATTCTGCCCAAATAAGCAGCCAAGTTCCCAAGCATATTATTCAATCAGAGCAAATTGTTTCTTATAAACTCAACAAGCAACTTTTATATCAAAAACTTCAGAAGAAAAATAAAAATATAGAATTCATACGTTTAGAATTACCTTATGGAAATGCAAAAGCTGAATTAAAAACATTTCAAATTCAGCAGGTGTTTACGATACCAAATCAAAAATCTAAATCAATCTCGAAACAGATTTTATCTTATAAAGGTACTTCGGTTGAAGGTAACGAGTCGGTAAGAATAACCATTACTCCCATTGGGCTATTTGCCTCTATTATCGGACCAAATACACGCAAATACATTAACCCAATTGGTCATAATTATGCTGTTCTTAATCGCTCTAATTTTAATAAAAGAGGTTTTGATTGCCTCAGCGAAAACAATTATAAAAAACCTATTGAATCTACACCTAAAGTTATCGACGACAGCTTGTTAAGAACTTATGATCTCGCTGTAGCTTGTTCTGGTGAGTATGCACAATTTCATATTAATGCTGCCAATGCTAATAACGCAACTGATGCTGTTAAAAAAGACATTGTACTCTCGGCTATGGTAGTTACAATTGATCGTGTTAATCAAATTTATGAAAATGATTTAGCTATTAACCTTCAACTTATTCCAAATAATAGAGATTTAATATTTTTAGATTCATCAACCGATCCTTATGACAACTTTGACTCAAACCAACTAATTAACAACAATACTAGCGTCATTAATAGCATTATTGGCGAAAACAGCTATGATTTGGGCCATGTATTTACCACTGGTGGTGGCGGCATTGCAGCGCTTGGTTCAGTTTGCTCTAACCTTAAAGGTGCTGGCGTTACAGGTTTACCAAATCCAGTAGGCGACCCATTTGACGTAGATTATGTTGCACACGAAATTGGTCATCAATTCGGAGCAACGCACACCTACAATAACAGCTGTGGTAATAATAGAACTGAGTTTACTGCCTACGAACCAGGTAGTGGTCAAACAATTATGGCTTATGCAGGTATTTGTGCACCTAATGTTGCTAATAATAGCGTCCCTTATTTCCACTTTGCTAGCATCAATCAAATAAGTAATTTTGTAAGCTTTGGAAGTGGTAGTTTTTGTGTTAACAGCCAAGTTATTAATAATACTGCACCACAAATTGAAGCAGTAAACAATTATACTATTCCAAAATCGACACCTTTTAAGTATAGTGCGTCTGCAACCGACTTAGAAAATGATAATCTTACCTATACTTGGGAACAGTTTGATAACGAAATTAGTACGCAACCACCTTTAGCTTTTTCTACGGGAGGACCAAACTTTAAATATCTTTCACCGTCTGAAGATTCGTTTAGATATTTTCCAGACTTAAATACTGTTCTGGCCAACGAAAATTCAACCACATGGGAAGTTCTACCAAACGTGACAAGAAATATGACTTTTGTGGTCACCGTTAGAGATAATAATATGTCTGGCGGACAAGTCTCTACTGAACTAAGCAATTTAACAATTTCAGATGCGGGACCATTTGAAGTTACCTCTCAAAATACAAATTCACTTTCTTACACAGGAAACTCAAATATTGAAATCACTTGGGATGTAGCTGGAACTAACGCAAACAACATTAACACCAATGAAGTTAACATTTTATTATCTACGGATGGAGGCTTAACTTTCGACCAAATCTTATCTGAAAATACACCTAATGATGGTAGTGAATTTGTAGACATACCTAATATTGATGCTTCAAATTGCCGTATCATGATTCAACCGGTTAATAATATTTATTTCGCTGTAAACACAAGTCCATTTTCTATCACTAAAGATTTATCAACCAACGACTTTCAGGCTATAAATTTCAAAATGTATCCTAATCCTTCAAACTCATTTGTGAATTTAGAATTTGGCACTCAGCTTGAAAAAATTCAACTTAAAGTTTTTAATATTCAGGGTAAACTAGTTGCTGAAAAATTTTACAAAACGAGTTCAAAGGTAATATTAAATACAGAGGTTTTTGGCAATGGTGTATATCTAGTTAAGGTTGAAGCTAATGGAACTTCGTTAATTAAAAAGTTGCTCATCAACTAA
- the kdsA gene encoding 3-deoxy-8-phosphooctulonate synthase: MDISVIPNIKHTQSNNFFLLAGPCAIENETMAMKIAEDILKISDTYQVPFIFKGSFKKANRSRIDSFTGIGDQKALEILKKVGETFNIPTVTDIHQVQDAAMAANYVDVLQIPAFLVRQTDLVVAAAQTGKVVNLKKGQFMSPESMQHAVQKVLDSNNELVMVTDRGTMFGYQDLIVDFRGIPTMREFATTVLDVTHSLQQPNQSSGVTGGRPDMIETIARAGIVNHVDGLFIETHYNPSEAKSDGANMLDLKHLEQLIKHLTQIRATINQF; the protein is encoded by the coding sequence ATGGACATTTCAGTAATACCAAATATAAAACATACTCAGTCAAACAACTTTTTTTTGTTAGCAGGTCCTTGTGCCATAGAAAATGAAACCATGGCCATGAAAATCGCTGAGGACATTTTAAAAATCAGCGATACATATCAAGTGCCATTTATTTTTAAAGGCTCGTTCAAAAAAGCAAACCGTAGTCGGATTGACAGCTTTACTGGAATTGGCGATCAAAAAGCCTTAGAAATTCTAAAAAAAGTAGGTGAGACTTTTAATATACCTACTGTTACTGATATTCACCAAGTTCAGGATGCCGCGATGGCTGCCAATTATGTTGATGTGCTTCAAATTCCAGCATTTCTTGTTCGTCAAACAGACTTAGTGGTTGCTGCCGCACAGACAGGTAAGGTCGTTAACTTAAAAAAAGGACAATTTATGAGTCCTGAAAGCATGCAACATGCTGTACAAAAAGTATTAGACAGTAATAATGAACTTGTCATGGTTACCGATCGCGGGACAATGTTTGGTTATCAAGATTTGATTGTAGATTTTAGAGGGATTCCAACCATGCGCGAATTCGCTACAACTGTTTTAGATGTAACACATTCATTACAACAACCCAACCAATCATCTGGTGTTACAGGCGGAAGGCCTGATATGATCGAAACTATTGCACGAGCTGGTATAGTAAATCATGTTGATGGACTTTTCATTGAAACGCATTATAATCCTTCTGAAGCTAAAAGTGATGGCGCTAATATGCTGGATTTAAAACACCTTGAGCAACTCATCAAGCACCTGACTCAAATTAGAGCTACTATTAATCAGTTTTAG
- a CDS encoding DinB family protein has protein sequence MNLKTFSLTKNQLIQAEYQDYYNRYLDLLPDRIQLKDTLYESEIVEVFSSLTSDELNYRYAEGKWTPKQILQHITDVERIFAVRALRISRGDQTELPGFNIDEFASNDNSSQIGIGQLINDYQNNRASTISLYESISEKSLLKIGHASGGPFSVRVIPFILKGHEAHHISILKKKYFVSKTD, from the coding sequence ATGAATTTAAAAACGTTTAGTCTTACTAAAAATCAACTTATTCAAGCTGAATATCAAGATTATTATAATCGGTATTTAGATTTATTACCTGATAGAATTCAATTAAAAGATACTTTATATGAATCTGAAATTGTTGAAGTGTTCTCTTCTTTAACATCAGATGAGCTCAATTATAGATATGCTGAAGGTAAATGGACACCGAAGCAAATTTTACAACATATTACTGATGTTGAACGTATTTTTGCAGTAAGAGCTTTACGCATTTCTAGGGGTGACCAAACAGAACTACCAGGTTTTAATATTGATGAATTTGCTTCAAATGACAATTCGTCACAAATTGGCATTGGCCAATTAATTAATGATTATCAAAATAATCGAGCTTCTACTATTTCTTTGTACGAAAGTATCTCAGAAAAAAGCCTGTTAAAAATAGGCCATGCGAGTGGTGGTCCTTTTTCAGTTAGAGTAATTCCTTTTATCTTAAAAGGTCACGAAGCGCATCACATCTCAATTTTAAAGAAAAAATATTTTGTTTCTAAAACTGATTAA
- a CDS encoding proline dehydrogenase family protein, producing MIDTKIFNDTKNAFILKTDKDLKRSLFIFSLMNIPFFVPISTVLTQFALKIKLPIESIIRATIFKQFCGGETQEECMPLVKLMYSKNVHSVLDYSVEGKETEADFDEAARRKIEIIKFASTSKELPFAVAKPTGLGRFEIWEKVTHNETLSSQEQNEWERIKHRLEKICQAAVDYDTKLLIDAEESWMQDAADDLIEEMMMKFNKDKAYIFNTLQCYRWDRLAYVKELHERANNQGFKLGFKVVRGAYMEKENLRAKRKGYQSPICEDKEATDVNFNAVMTYCINNIEDISMFIGTHNEVSSYMALQLMEQQGIDLDDDRIWFGQLYGMSDHISYNIGKHQSNAIKLLPFGPIRDVVPYLIRRAQENSSVKGQTGRELALLQEEKQRREGQYVKRIN from the coding sequence ATGATCGACACTAAAATATTTAATGATACAAAAAACGCTTTCATTCTAAAAACTGATAAAGACTTAAAGCGTTCATTATTCATTTTCTCGTTAATGAATATTCCCTTTTTTGTTCCAATTTCAACTGTTTTAACACAGTTTGCGTTAAAAATTAAGCTTCCAATTGAGTCGATAATAAGAGCAACTATCTTCAAGCAATTTTGTGGTGGTGAGACACAAGAAGAGTGCATGCCTTTGGTTAAATTGATGTATTCTAAAAATGTACATAGTGTTTTAGACTATTCAGTAGAAGGTAAAGAGACTGAAGCTGATTTTGATGAAGCAGCACGACGAAAAATCGAGATTATCAAATTTGCTTCAACCTCTAAAGAATTACCTTTCGCTGTAGCTAAACCTACTGGCTTAGGCCGTTTTGAGATTTGGGAAAAAGTAACACATAATGAAACTTTAAGCTCGCAAGAACAAAATGAATGGGAAAGAATTAAACATCGTCTCGAAAAAATTTGTCAAGCAGCGGTAGATTATGATACTAAATTATTAATAGATGCAGAAGAGTCATGGATGCAAGATGCCGCTGATGATCTTATTGAAGAAATGATGATGAAATTTAATAAGGATAAGGCTTATATCTTTAATACACTTCAATGCTATCGTTGGGATAGACTGGCTTACGTAAAAGAATTACATGAGCGCGCAAACAATCAAGGCTTTAAATTAGGTTTTAAAGTAGTTCGCGGTGCTTATATGGAAAAAGAGAATTTACGTGCTAAACGCAAAGGCTATCAATCTCCAATTTGCGAAGATAAAGAGGCAACAGATGTTAACTTTAATGCTGTAATGACCTATTGTATCAATAACATTGAAGACATTAGCATGTTTATAGGTACGCATAATGAAGTTAGCTCTTATATGGCATTACAGTTAATGGAACAGCAAGGAATTGACCTCGATGATGACCGTATTTGGTTTGGCCAACTTTACGGTATGAGCGACCATATTAGCTATAACATTGGTAAGCACCAATCAAATGCAATTAAATTATTACCATTTGGTCCTATACGTGATGTAGTACCTTATTTAATTAGACGTGCACAAGAAAATTCATCCGTTAAAGGACAAACAGGTCGTGAGCTTGCGCTATTACAAGAAGAAAAACAACGACGTGAAGGCCAGTATGTAAAACGAATTAATTAA
- the aroB gene encoding 3-dehydroquinate synthase, which yields MNSIVLKNYNIHFQTEAYLALNQYISTEAFSKIIILVDSNTHQYCLSSFLGELEQTNAVEIIEVDSGEAHKSIDTCSQIWQSLADLNIDRKAIMINLGGGIVTDLGGFVASCFKRGISFVHIPTTLLGMVDAAIGGKNGVNLGALKNQIGVINPPEMVLIDPSFLATLSQAEMRSGLAEMIKHGLIADQNYLDNFKDLSQFTTEHLTHLIRGSIDIKTTISENDPTEKGLRKALNFGHTLGHAIESYSMNTQNLPKLLHGEAVAIGMILALYISTEICGFSKYDCDDYSNLIRRYFKSVEFNSNDIKQIKSLLIHDKKNTNGQINFVLLSKIGKPQLDCQVSDRLIDKAFAYYQS from the coding sequence ATGAATTCAATTGTCTTAAAAAATTATAATATACACTTTCAAACAGAAGCTTATCTTGCTTTAAATCAATATATTTCAACTGAAGCTTTCTCTAAAATTATTATTCTTGTTGACTCTAACACACATCAATATTGCTTAAGTTCATTTTTAGGAGAATTAGAACAAACCAATGCGGTAGAAATTATTGAAGTTGACTCTGGTGAAGCGCATAAATCGATTGATACTTGTTCTCAAATTTGGCAAAGTTTAGCCGACTTAAATATAGATCGTAAAGCCATAATGATTAATTTAGGTGGTGGCATTGTAACCGATTTAGGTGGCTTTGTTGCCTCGTGTTTTAAGCGTGGCATTAGCTTTGTGCATATTCCTACCACACTTTTAGGCATGGTAGATGCTGCAATTGGCGGTAAAAATGGGGTTAATTTAGGCGCTCTTAAAAATCAAATAGGTGTTATAAACCCGCCTGAAATGGTGTTGATTGATCCGAGTTTTTTAGCTACTCTATCTCAAGCTGAAATGCGAAGCGGTCTTGCAGAAATGATTAAACATGGTTTAATTGCAGATCAAAATTATTTAGATAATTTCAAAGATTTATCGCAATTTACCACTGAACATTTAACGCATTTAATTCGTGGTTCAATAGACATTAAAACTACAATTTCTGAGAATGACCCGACTGAGAAAGGGCTTAGAAAAGCCCTTAATTTTGGTCATACCTTAGGTCATGCTATTGAATCTTACAGCATGAATACCCAAAACTTGCCTAAATTGCTTCATGGTGAAGCTGTGGCTATCGGCATGATATTAGCTCTATATATTTCAACTGAAATATGTGGTTTCTCTAAATACGATTGTGATGATTATTCTAATTTAATTCGTAGATACTTCAAATCAGTTGAGTTTAATTCAAATGATATTAAACAAATTAAATCTTTGCTAATTCACGATAAGAAAAATACTAACGGACAAATCAATTTTGTTCTACTCAGTAAAATTGGGAAGCCACAACTCGATTGCCAAGTTTCTGATCGGTTAATAGATAAAGCCTTTGCTTATTATCAATCATAA
- the trxB gene encoding thioredoxin-disulfide reductase has product MSDQIERIKCLIIGSGPAGYTAAIYAARADMKPVMYTGMEPGGQLTTTTEVDNFPGYPEGIDGSKMMVELQQQAERFGTEVRIGMVTKVELSKEKGGIHKAQVDNKTWIEAETLIISTGASAKYLGLESEQRLRGGGVSACAVCDGFFYKGQDVAIVGGGDTACEEATYLANICTKVTMLVRKGEMKASKAMQHRVENTKNIDLRYFTEVDEVLGDQVVEGIRVVNNQTQEKEDIPVTGLFIAIGHKPNTDIFKGLLDMDDAGYLITKGKSTKTNIPGVFASGDVQDKEYRQAVTAAGTGCMAALDAERYLASIEDLVEETA; this is encoded by the coding sequence ATGTCAGATCAAATAGAACGTATAAAATGCTTAATTATCGGATCAGGTCCAGCCGGTTATACTGCCGCAATCTATGCAGCAAGAGCTGATATGAAACCTGTAATGTATACAGGTATGGAACCTGGCGGACAATTAACAACCACGACGGAAGTTGATAATTTTCCCGGCTATCCTGAAGGTATTGATGGGTCAAAAATGATGGTCGAGTTGCAACAACAAGCCGAACGTTTTGGAACTGAAGTAAGAATAGGAATGGTTACTAAAGTTGAGTTGTCTAAAGAAAAAGGCGGAATTCATAAAGCTCAAGTTGATAATAAAACCTGGATTGAGGCTGAAACATTAATAATATCCACAGGTGCATCAGCAAAATATTTAGGTTTAGAAAGTGAACAACGCCTTCGAGGTGGTGGAGTTTCTGCTTGCGCTGTTTGCGATGGTTTTTTCTATAAAGGTCAAGATGTTGCTATTGTTGGCGGTGGTGATACAGCTTGCGAAGAAGCAACCTATTTAGCAAATATCTGTACAAAAGTAACGATGTTGGTTAGAAAAGGTGAAATGAAAGCTTCTAAAGCCATGCAACACCGTGTTGAAAACACTAAAAATATCGATTTGCGTTATTTTACTGAAGTCGATGAGGTTTTAGGTGATCAAGTTGTTGAGGGTATTCGTGTGGTGAATAATCAAACTCAAGAAAAAGAAGATATTCCTGTGACAGGCTTATTTATTGCTATTGGTCATAAACCTAATACAGATATATTTAAAGGTCTTTTAGATATGGACGACGCTGGCTACTTAATAACAAAAGGTAAGTCTACTAAAACTAATATTCCTGGTGTTTTTGCCTCGGGAGATGTACAAGATAAAGAATATCGACAAGCTGTAACAGCTGCCGGAACCGGCTGTATGGCGGCACTTGATGCAGAACGATATTTAGCTAGTATTGAAGATTTAGTAGAAGAAACTGCTTAA
- a CDS encoding tryptophan 2,3-dioxygenase family protein, which yields MNSDLLAQLEQKYKDLGENPDAYLKGLIHAKPINYWDYIEVDTLLSLQKPRTNFKDEVVFIMYHQVTELVLRLMIHEIEQITEKPEPKEDFIIEKLTRLLRYTDMLITSFEVMKDGMNYDDYNQFRFTLTPASGFQSAQFRQLELYCTPIEHLINAEAKAEMPNNASTRTKFNFIYWQAAGFDKKTGEKSLTLKAFEDKYLNQFIALTDKMKGKTLCEIIERFTSPSDELIKASKDFDHAYNVKWPLTHLRTATQYLDKKGEQKAATGGSNWKKYLHPKFQQRQFFPHLWKESSILDWA from the coding sequence ATGAATAGTGATTTACTCGCTCAATTAGAGCAAAAATATAAAGACTTAGGTGAAAATCCAGATGCTTATTTAAAGGGGTTAATACATGCTAAACCCATTAATTATTGGGATTATATAGAAGTTGACACTTTATTGTCTCTACAAAAGCCTCGTACTAATTTTAAGGATGAAGTTGTTTTTATCATGTATCACCAAGTTACTGAACTTGTTTTACGACTCATGATACATGAAATTGAACAAATAACAGAAAAACCTGAACCTAAGGAAGATTTTATAATTGAAAAATTAACTCGTTTACTTCGCTATACTGACATGCTCATTACTTCATTTGAAGTTATGAAAGATGGAATGAATTATGATGATTATAACCAATTTAGGTTTACATTAACTCCAGCAAGTGGATTTCAGTCTGCACAATTTAGACAATTAGAATTATATTGCACACCTATTGAACACCTTATAAATGCTGAAGCCAAAGCAGAAATGCCGAACAATGCTTCTACAAGAACTAAGTTTAATTTTATTTATTGGCAAGCAGCTGGATTCGATAAGAAAACAGGTGAAAAATCTTTAACCTTAAAAGCTTTTGAGGATAAATACCTCAATCAATTTATAGCATTAACTGATAAAATGAAGGGTAAAACTTTATGTGAAATAATTGAAAGATTCACCTCACCATCAGATGAATTGATAAAAGCATCAAAAGATTTTGATCATGCATACAATGTTAAGTGGCCTCTTACGCATTTACGAACTGCTACACAGTATTTAGATAAAAAAGGAGAACAAAAAGCTGCAACTGGTGGCTCTAATTGGAAAAAGTATTTGCACCCTAAGTTTCAACAACGTCAATTTTTCCCGCATTTATGGAAAGAAAGTAGCATTTTAGATTGGGCATAA